The proteins below are encoded in one region of Kogia breviceps isolate mKogBre1 chromosome 8, mKogBre1 haplotype 1, whole genome shotgun sequence:
- the LOC136794673 gene encoding uncharacterized protein, producing MSTCNMPGGVDTGDAELNKTLALPLEPMSSWKSQRATLSSIVITSATATITIITTITLIIVNITTTTTSSISTIVIINTLIINATITIITTIANVIIVNINTASIITIIIITISITTTTTTTSSISTIVIINTLIINATITIITTIANIIIVNINTASIITIIIITISITTTTTSSISTIVIINTLIINATITIITTIANVIIVNINTTSIITIIIITISITTTTINVIITTIIIATNIISVNIITNTTTSIVITIITTTTIIVNISNTTTTTITTTTIINVIITTIIIATNIISVNIITNTTTSIVITIITTTTIIVNISTATTTTITTTTTTTIITIFITFIIIKGCYISSHLFYTRHSIGCFICFL from the exons ATGAGCACCTGCAACATGCCTGGAGGTGTGGACACGGGAGATGCAGAGCTGAACAAGACCTTGGCCTTGCCCTTGGAGCCCATGAGCTCCTGGAAGAGCCAGAG GGCAACATTATCATCCATTGTCATCACCTCTGCCAccgccaccatcaccatcatcaccaccatcaccctcatcaTTGtcaacatcaccaccaccaccaccagctccATCAGCACCATCGTCATCATCAACACCTTGATCATCAatgccaccatcaccatcatcaccaccattgcTAACGTTATCATTGTCAACATCAACACcgcctccatcatcaccatcatcattatcaccattagcatcaccaccaccaccaccaccaccagctccATCAGCACCATCGTCATCATCAACACCTTGATCATCAatgccaccatcaccatcatcaccaccattgcTAACATTATCATTGTCAACATCAACACcgcctccatcatcaccatcatcattatcaccattagcatcaccaccaccaccaccagctccATCAGCACCATCGTCATCATCAACACCTTGATCATCAatgccaccatcaccatcatcaccaccattgcTAACGTTATCATTGTCAACATCAACAccacctccatcatcaccatcatcattatcaccattagcatcaccaccaccaccatcaatgTCATCATCACTACCATCATCATTGCCACCAACATTATCTCTGTCAACATCATCACAAACACTACCACCTccatcgtcatcaccatcatcaccaccaccaccatcattgtCAACATCagcaacaccaccaccaccaccatcaccaccaccaccatcatcaatgTCATCATCACTACCATCATCATTGCCACCAACATTATCTCTGTCAACATCATCACAAACACTACCACCTccatcgtcatcaccatcatcaccaccaccaccatcattgtCAACATCagcaccgccaccaccaccaccatcaccaccaccaccaccaccaccatcatcaccatctttaTCACCTTCATCATCATTAAAGGCTGCTATATTTCAAGCCACCTCTTTTATACCAGGCATTCTATCGGTTGCTTTATATGTTTTCTCTAA